In a genomic window of Telopea speciosissima isolate NSW1024214 ecotype Mountain lineage chromosome 5, Tspe_v1, whole genome shotgun sequence:
- the LOC122661424 gene encoding TLC domain-containing protein 5-like, which produces MEDYIMNLLVWAVISWTSAFILIRKIFPNRSFSFCNRIVSTIHASLAVTLSSLTVEDWRCPVCPLASMSSPPQMKTLTITLGYLIYDLICCVFDDHVNIDNTVHHLVSILGIGAGLVYKRCGSEMVAALWITEISSPVLHMRELLKEIGYRDTDLNLAADILFAVIFTFARMVGGPYLTYVTLSADNPLLIKAMALGLQLVSAFWFYKIARMVKNKLTKRSTSKKST; this is translated from the exons ATGGAGGATTACATTATGAATTTGCTGGTTTGGGCAGTTATTTCATGGACATCAGCTTTCATCCTGATCAGAAAAATCTTCCCAAATCGCTCATTCAGTTTCTGCAACCGCATTGTTTCTACAATCCATGCTTCCTTGGCTGTCACTTTGAGTTCTCTCACTGTTGAGGACTGGCGGTGCCCCGTTTGTCCTTTGGCTTCTATGTCTTCTCCTCCACAG ATGAAAACTTTGACAATTACTCTAGGTTACCTCATCTATGATCTCATATGCTGCGTGTTTGATGACCATGTGAACATAGACAATACAGTTCATCATCTGGTCAGCATTCTTGGAATTGGGGCTGGCCTTGTCTATAAAAGG TGTGGATCAGAGATGGTTGCAGCACTTTGGATTACAGAGATCTCCAGCCCTGTTCTCCACATGAGAGAACTTCTCAAAGAAATTGGTTACAGAGACACCGACCTTAATTTAGCTGCTGAT ATTTTGTTTGCAGTAATCTTCACATTTGCAAGAATGGTAGGCGGACCTTACCTCACTTATGTGACTCTGTCTGCTGACAATCCTCTACTCATCAAG GCCATGGCACTAGGATTGCAATTAGTGAGTGCTTTCTGGTTCTACAAGATAGCAAGGATGGTGAAGAACAAACTGACTAAGAGGAGTACATCTAAAAAGTCGACCTGA
- the LOC122661422 gene encoding mitochondrial fission protein ELM1-like, which yields MRAIRLPEPPSGSIGMPEIFEGGIYSVIRRAVIIGNGFAGSENQSFGLVRALGLSDRQSFYRVTRPRGGINEWLLWLPVSLHKKLDYIIKRICGDSRFLIARARKLVPLAAENGGISGFSTVLEADAKQIATIARESFEKDGPLLVVASGHDTIALASSIKRLAPENVFVVQIQHPRLHLNRFDLVITPQHDYYPLTPQAQEQIPRFLRRWITPREPPDRHAVLTVGALHQADFAALRSAATTWHDELAPLPKPLLVVNVGGPMSHCRYGVDLARQLTSSIQNVLASCGSLRISFSRRTPQKVANILIKELSSHPKVYIWDGEGPNPHMGHLAWADAFVITADSVSMLSEACSTGKPVYVIGAERCNWKFSDFQKSLRERGVVRPFTGKEDISESWSYPPLNDTAEAASRVREALAERGWRL from the exons ATGAGGGCAATCAGACTTCCTGAACCGCCTAGCGGTTCTATTGGCATGCCGGAGATATTTGAAGGCGGGATTTACAGTGTTATTAGGCGCGCGGTCATAATCGGAAATGGTTTTGCTGGTTCGGAGAATCAGAGTTTTGGATTGGTTCGCGCGCTCGGGCTTTCAGATAGGCAGTCGTTCTAT CGTGTTACAAGGCCAAGAGGAGGAATTAATGAGTGGCTTCTTTGGCTTCCAGTTTCTCTCCACAAAAAATTAGACTATATCATTAAGCGGATTTGTGGTGATTCACGGTTTCTAATTGCTAGGGCAAGGAAACTGGTTCCCCTTGCTGCTGAAAATGGTGGGATTTCAGGCTTTTCAACTGTTCTAGAGGCTGATGCAAAACAGATAGCAACAATTGCTCGTGAGTCTTTTGAGAA GGACGGCCCTTTGTTGGTGGTAGCTTCTGGCCATGACACCATAGCTCTAGCAAGCTCCATAAAGCGATTAGCACCAGAAAATGTTTTCGTGGTCCAG ATACAACATCCAAGGTTGCATTTGAATAGGTTCGATCTGGTGATCACCCCTCAGCATGACTACTACCCATTGACTCCTCAAGCACAAGAACAGATTCCTCGGTTTCTTCGGAGGTGGATAACTCCACGGGAACCTCCTGATAGACATGCT GTCCTCACTGTGGGAGCTCTACATCAGGCTGATTTTGCTGCACTCCGGAGTGCTGCTACTACTTGGCATGATGAGTTGGCACCTCTGCCAAAGCCCTTACTTGTTGTTAACGTCGGTGGGCCTATGa GCCACTGTCGGTATGGTGTGGACCTTGCCAGGCAATTAACTTCTTCAATACAGAATGTGCTTGCAAGCTGTGGAAGCCTGAGAATATCTTTCTCTAGGAGGACTCCCCAGAAG GTCGCCAACATTTTGATTAAAGAACTCAGTAGTCATCCTAAGGTTTACATTTGGGATGGTGAAG GGCCAAATCCACATATGGGGCATCTAGCATGGGCAGATGCCTTTGTCATTACAGCAGATTCAGTTAGTATGTTGAGTGAGGCGTGCAGCACAGG GAAGCCTGTCTATGTCATTGGGGCAGAGCGATGTAATTGGAAGTTCTCAGACTTCCAGAAGTCTCTGAGGGAAAGAGGTGTGGTTCGGCCATTCACCGGTAAAGAGGAT ATATCTGAGAGCTGGAGCTACCCTCCTCTTAATGATACCGCAGAAGCAGCAAGTCGGGTTCGTGAAGCACTTGCTGAGCGTGGATGGAGATTGTAG
- the LOC122661423 gene encoding bifunctional phosphatase IMPL2, chloroplastic-like, whose product MPMLSYSKILAQSPTFLPLPLISPKTTRSNWSVRFSDRPSASALKSTVTKRRMSASSIKSTTPNLSNGIEAIPLGFEDELDRFVDVANKLADAAGAVIRTYFRESFVILDKDDLSPVTIADRAAEESMVSIILENFPSHAIFGEENGWSGKDKSADYVWVLDPIDGTKSFITGKPLFGTLIALLHKGKPILGIIDQPVLRERWLGVTGRKTTLNGKELSTRTCAKLSQSYLYTTSPHMFSGDAEEAFSRVRSKVKVPLYGCDCYAYALLASGFVDLVIESGLKPYDFLSLIPVIEGAGGAITDWSGHPLYWEASSDSQVTSFNVVAAGDKQLHQLALDTLQWQ is encoded by the exons ATGCCGATGCTTTCTTATTCGAAAATTCTCGCACAGAGTCCTACATTTCTTCCCTTGCCTCTGATTTCTCCCAAAACTACGCGCAGCAATTGGAGTGTTCGATTCTCCGATCGTCCTTCGGCCTCTGCCCTCAAATCTACAGTTACGAAGCGGAGAATGTCTGCTTCTTCGATTAAGAGCACCACTCCTAATCTCTCAAATGGAATTGAAGCCATTCCGTTAGGTTTTGAGGACGAACTCGATCGGTTTGTCGATGTCGCTAATAAGCTTGCTGATGCCGCCGGAGCTGTTATTCGAACTTACTTCCGGGAAAGCTTCGTAATTCTTGATAAGGACGATTTGA GTCCTGTAACGATAGCTGATCGAGCGGCCGAGGAGTCCATGGTTTCAATTATACTAGAGAATTTTCCTTCTCATGCAAT TTTTGGAGAGGAGAACGGTTGGTCGGGTAAAGATAAATCTGCAGACTACGTTTGGGTCTTGGATCCTATAGATGGGACGAAGAGTTTCATTACAG GCAAGCCCTTGTTTGGAACTCTTATTGCTCTTCTACACAAGGGGAAGCCG ATTCTTGGCATAATTGATCAGCCTGTTTTAAGAGAAAGATGGCTTGGAGTGACTGGGAGGAAAACTACATTAAATGGAAAAGAACTCTCCACACGCACCTGTGCAAAACTTTCCCAATCCTATTT GTACACTACAAGCCCACATATGTTTAGTGGAGATGCCGAAGAGGCGTTTTCTCGTGTTAGAAGTAAG GTGAAAGTACCACTATATGGTTGTGACTGTTATGCTTACGCCCTTTTGGCTTCTGGTTTCGTGGATCTTGTAATTGAGTCTGGCCTTAAG CCATATGATTTCCTGTCACTGATACCGGTTATAGAAGGTGCTGGGGGAGCCATAACTGATTGGAGTGGACATCCACTTTACTGGGAGGCCTCTTCAGATTCTCAAGTTACAA GTTTCAATGTGGTGGCAGCGGGAGATAAACAGCTTCACCAACTGGCTCTAGATACGTTACAATGGCAGTGA